A single Curtobacterium sp. MCSS17_015 DNA region contains:
- the secF gene encoding protein translocase subunit SecF, with translation MASFSQFGSDLYTGKRSYDFVGRRKTWYLIAVACIVISLAVPWLRGGYQLGIEFTGGSEFTVSDVKTTDQNIATETVERVVSDEAPRVSQLGTHGIRVQTGQLTNAQTDEIASDLAEAYDVPESQVAATFIGATWGADVLAQAIRGLVIFLALAAVFMALYFRTWKMSLAAMTALIHDLLITAGVYGIVGLEVTPAAVIGFLTILGYSLYDTVVVFDKVRENTAIESHRTFKQSVNLAINQTLVRSINTSVVALLPVAAILFIGSYVLGAGTLRDISLALFIGIIVGTYSTIFLAAPMYAHLRENEPKVVAGDAKKAQAAAKQRPVEAGADA, from the coding sequence ATGGCGAGCTTCAGCCAGTTCGGCAGCGACCTCTACACGGGCAAGCGCTCCTACGACTTCGTCGGTCGACGGAAGACCTGGTACCTCATCGCGGTCGCCTGCATCGTGATCTCCCTCGCGGTGCCGTGGCTCCGCGGTGGCTACCAGCTCGGCATCGAGTTCACCGGTGGTTCGGAGTTCACGGTCTCCGACGTCAAGACCACCGACCAGAACATCGCCACCGAGACGGTCGAGCGGGTCGTGTCCGACGAGGCGCCGCGCGTCTCGCAGCTCGGCACCCACGGCATCCGCGTGCAGACCGGTCAGCTCACGAACGCGCAGACCGACGAGATCGCCTCGGACCTCGCCGAGGCGTACGACGTGCCGGAGTCCCAGGTCGCCGCGACCTTCATCGGTGCCACGTGGGGTGCCGACGTCCTGGCGCAGGCCATCCGCGGCCTCGTGATCTTCCTCGCCCTGGCCGCCGTCTTCATGGCGCTCTACTTCCGCACCTGGAAGATGTCGCTCGCCGCGATGACCGCGCTCATCCACGACCTGCTCATCACGGCGGGCGTGTACGGCATCGTCGGTCTCGAGGTCACCCCGGCGGCCGTCATCGGCTTCCTGACGATCCTCGGCTACTCGCTCTACGACACGGTCGTGGTGTTCGACAAGGTCCGCGAGAACACCGCGATCGAGTCGCACCGGACGTTCAAGCAGTCCGTCAACCTCGCGATCAACCAGACGCTCGTTCGGTCGATCAACACCTCGGTCGTGGCGCTGCTGCCGGTCGCGGCGATCCTGTTCATCGGGTCGTACGTCCTCGGCGCCGGCACCCTGCGTGACATCTCCCTCGCGCTCTTCATCGGCATCATCGTCGGCACCTACTCGACGATCTTCCTGGCGGCGCCGATGTACGCGCACCTCCGCGAGAACGAGCCGAAGGTCGTCGCGGGTGACGCCAAGAAGGCGCAGGCCGCCGCGAAGCAGCGTCCGGTCGAGGCGGGAGCGGACGCCTGA
- the ruvA gene encoding Holliday junction branch migration protein RuvA yields the protein MIASLRGTCIDVAGSTAVVEVGGVGYAVTVTPAHALTMRHGAEVFLRTALIVRDDAFELFGFDSTDALRVFDLLRSVSGVGPKSALGVLGQMTAAQVANAVANDDDAAFRKVSGIGPKTAKLIIVALAGKLAAFEAPTAAGPSTAAAHPATEDVVIALVGLGWREDAARSAVDDAVATEPGVAQMGTQALLRAALGSLRPAGAGR from the coding sequence ATGATCGCGAGTCTCCGGGGCACCTGCATCGACGTCGCCGGGTCGACCGCCGTGGTGGAGGTCGGGGGAGTCGGGTACGCCGTCACCGTGACCCCCGCCCACGCCCTGACGATGCGCCACGGGGCCGAGGTGTTCCTCCGCACCGCCCTGATCGTCCGCGACGACGCGTTCGAGCTGTTCGGGTTCGACTCCACCGACGCCCTCCGCGTGTTCGACCTGCTGCGGAGCGTCTCCGGCGTCGGTCCGAAGTCCGCCCTCGGCGTCCTCGGTCAGATGACCGCCGCGCAGGTGGCGAACGCCGTGGCGAACGACGACGACGCCGCGTTCCGCAAGGTCTCGGGCATCGGGCCGAAGACCGCCAAGCTCATCATCGTCGCCCTCGCCGGCAAGCTCGCGGCGTTCGAGGCCCCCACCGCCGCCGGACCGTCGACGGCCGCCGCCCACCCGGCGACGGAGGACGTCGTCATCGCGCTGGTCGGGCTCGGCTGGCGCGAGGACGCGGCCCGCTCCGCCGTCGACGACGCCGTCGCGACCGAACCCGGCGTCGCCCAGATGGGGACGCAGGCGCTCCTGCGTGCCGCGCTCGGCAGCCTCCGTCCCGCCGGAGCCGGGCGATGA
- a CDS encoding rhodanese-like domain-containing protein: MAVHEVDVAEALRRLDEGAALIDVREQSEWDDVHAPQATLLPMSELQSRWGEVPTDDDHPAVVVCHSGYRSAQVAAALERAGVAAVSLAGGMVAWEQSGAPVVRPGRAAAADGERGHEH; the protein is encoded by the coding sequence ATGGCCGTCCACGAGGTCGACGTCGCCGAGGCGCTCCGCCGTCTCGACGAGGGCGCTGCCCTGATCGACGTCCGTGAGCAGTCGGAGTGGGACGACGTGCACGCACCGCAGGCGACACTCCTGCCCATGTCGGAGCTGCAGTCACGCTGGGGCGAGGTGCCGACGGACGACGACCACCCGGCGGTCGTGGTCTGCCACAGCGGGTACCGCTCGGCGCAGGTCGCCGCTGCGCTCGAGCGGGCCGGGGTCGCGGCCGTCAGCCTGGCGGGTGGCATGGTCGCCTGGGAGCAGTCCGGCGCTCCGGTCGTCCGCCCCGGTCGGGCCGCCGCCGCTGACGGCGAACGTGGTCACGAGCACTGA
- a CDS encoding ROK family protein, producing the protein MSSTTSSSLALAVDLGGTKVEAALVTDQGVVLPATRHRSPTGPGRTSEELQAAVDEVVLATLAALPADATLVGVGIGSAGPVDEVDGLVSPLNMPVWRGYPLRDRVAAHVPDGVPVTLRMDGLAITLAEHWVGAAQGSEHVMGMIVSTGVGGGLILHGRTVSGPTGNAGHIGHVECGGYDDPCACGGTGCLEAVASGPKTVAWARRQGFTGTTGEELAAAYAAGDEIAVAAVRRSGRALGQAIAAATSLVDLEVVAIGGGFSHVSPDLFEYARQAVAERTEFPFVTKVRIVPTGLSQDGPLIGAAALVHRADVLR; encoded by the coding sequence ATGTCCAGCACCACGTCCTCGTCCCTCGCCCTCGCCGTCGACCTCGGCGGCACGAAGGTGGAGGCGGCACTCGTCACCGACCAGGGCGTCGTCCTCCCGGCCACCCGGCACCGCAGCCCGACCGGACCCGGCCGGACGTCGGAGGAGCTGCAGGCCGCGGTCGACGAGGTCGTGCTCGCGACCCTGGCCGCCCTGCCTGCCGACGCGACCCTGGTCGGGGTCGGCATCGGCTCGGCCGGGCCGGTCGACGAGGTCGACGGGCTCGTCTCGCCCCTCAACATGCCGGTCTGGCGGGGCTACCCGCTCCGCGACCGCGTCGCAGCCCACGTCCCCGACGGTGTCCCCGTCACGCTCCGCATGGACGGTCTCGCGATCACCCTCGCCGAGCACTGGGTCGGAGCGGCCCAGGGCTCCGAGCACGTCATGGGCATGATCGTGTCGACCGGTGTCGGAGGCGGGCTCATCCTCCACGGCCGGACCGTGAGCGGTCCGACCGGCAACGCGGGACACATCGGGCACGTCGAGTGCGGCGGCTACGACGACCCGTGCGCCTGCGGCGGCACCGGCTGCCTGGAGGCTGTGGCCAGCGGTCCGAAGACCGTCGCGTGGGCCAGACGACAGGGCTTCACCGGCACGACCGGCGAGGAGCTCGCCGCCGCCTACGCCGCGGGCGACGAGATCGCGGTCGCGGCAGTGCGGCGGAGTGGGCGCGCTCTCGGCCAGGCGATCGCCGCGGCCACGAGCCTGGTCGACCTCGAGGTCGTCGCCATCGGCGGTGGGTTCTCGCACGTCTCCCCCGACCTGTTCGAGTACGCCCGCCAGGCCGTCGCCGAGCGGACGGAGTTCCCCTTCGTCACGAAGGTGCGGATCGTCCCGACCGGGTTGTCCCAGGACGGGCCCCTCATCGGTGCCGCTGCGCTCGTGCACCGCGCCGACGTCCTGCGCTGA
- the secD gene encoding protein translocase subunit SecD — translation MARSTPVKKALRSLTWLVIIMAILAGLNTAASILASTSKDASDKWYDGASWVPELALDLQGGTQITLAAQSTEGSAVTSEQLQQAVNIIRQRIDATGVSESEINTQGANNIVVSIPGKPDQETIQRIEAAAKLTFRPVLYTEAASDSAVGDDGSQSASPTPYSPPASLQATPSAEPTNGSDLAWVTPKLQDLYTNYKCSAPDDVTAAPDDEPLVTCDADGTAKYILGPVEVSGADISNATSGLASTSQGTTTGEWAVNLTFNGAGTKDFASVTNRLVSLAQPQNQFAIVLDGTVITAPSTNAAITNGKAQITGAFTADSSKTLADQLKYGALPINFQVQSNEVISATLGTAQLVGGLIAGLIGLGLVIIYSVIQYRALAFVTVLSLGVAAALTYLIIAIMSWRVDYRLSLAGVAGLIVAIGITADSFIVYFERIRDELRDGRALESAVESGWKRALRTILASDSVNFLAAVTLYVLAVSDVKGFAFTLLLTTLIDVVVVALFTHPMMQLIARSRFFGEGHRFSGLDPAALGAVYRGRAQFRAPIVDGKRQRSAREAARRQTIAERKASGSTGNDNGTGNGKDS, via the coding sequence GTGGCACGATCGACACCCGTCAAGAAGGCGCTTCGCTCGCTCACCTGGTTGGTGATCATCATGGCGATCCTCGCGGGGCTGAACACCGCCGCGTCGATCCTCGCGAGCACGTCGAAGGACGCCTCCGACAAGTGGTACGACGGGGCGAGTTGGGTCCCCGAGCTGGCACTCGACCTGCAGGGCGGCACGCAGATCACGCTCGCCGCGCAGAGCACCGAGGGCTCGGCCGTCACCTCGGAGCAGCTGCAGCAGGCGGTGAACATCATCCGCCAGCGCATCGACGCCACCGGTGTCTCGGAGTCCGAGATCAACACCCAGGGCGCGAACAACATCGTCGTCTCGATCCCCGGCAAGCCCGACCAGGAGACCATCCAGCGGATCGAGGCAGCCGCCAAGCTGACCTTCCGCCCGGTGCTCTACACCGAGGCCGCGTCCGACAGCGCGGTGGGTGACGACGGCTCGCAGTCCGCGTCACCGACGCCGTACTCGCCGCCCGCGTCGCTGCAGGCGACGCCGAGCGCCGAGCCGACCAACGGCAGCGACCTGGCATGGGTGACGCCGAAGCTGCAGGACCTGTACACGAACTACAAGTGCTCCGCCCCGGACGACGTCACCGCCGCCCCGGACGACGAGCCGCTCGTCACCTGCGACGCCGACGGGACCGCCAAGTACATCCTCGGCCCGGTCGAGGTCTCGGGTGCGGACATCAGCAACGCCACCTCCGGGCTCGCCTCGACCTCGCAGGGCACGACGACCGGTGAGTGGGCGGTCAACCTCACGTTCAACGGTGCCGGCACGAAGGACTTCGCGTCCGTCACCAACCGCCTGGTCTCGCTCGCGCAGCCGCAGAACCAGTTCGCGATCGTCCTCGACGGCACGGTCATCACGGCCCCGTCGACCAACGCCGCGATCACCAACGGCAAGGCCCAGATCACCGGTGCCTTCACCGCCGACTCCTCGAAGACCCTCGCCGACCAGCTGAAGTACGGCGCGCTGCCGATCAACTTCCAGGTGCAGTCGAACGAGGTCATCTCCGCGACGCTCGGCACCGCCCAGCTCGTGGGTGGTCTGATCGCCGGACTGATCGGTCTCGGTCTGGTCATCATCTACTCGGTGATCCAGTACCGCGCCCTGGCCTTCGTCACGGTCCTGTCGCTCGGCGTGGCCGCAGCACTGACCTACCTCATCATCGCGATCATGTCGTGGCGGGTCGACTACCGGCTCTCGCTCGCCGGCGTGGCCGGTCTGATCGTCGCGATCGGCATCACGGCGGACTCGTTCATCGTGTACTTCGAGCGCATCCGCGACGAACTCCGCGACGGCCGGGCGCTCGAGAGCGCGGTCGAGTCCGGCTGGAAGCGTGCCCTCCGCACGATCCTGGCGTCCGACTCGGTCAACTTCCTCGCCGCCGTCACGCTGTACGTGCTCGCGGTGAGCGATGTGAAGGGCTTCGCGTTCACGCTCCTCCTGACGACCCTCATCGACGTCGTGGTCGTGGCCCTGTTCACGCACCCGATGATGCAGCTCATCGCCCGCAGCCGCTTCTTCGGCGAGGGACACCGGTTCAGCGGACTGGACCCGGCCGCCCTCGGCGCGGTGTACCGCGGACGCGCGCAGTTCCGCGCACCCATCGTGGACGGCAAGCGCCAGCGCAGTGCGCGCGAGGCCGCTCGCCGCCAGACCATCGCCGAGCGCAAGGCCTCGGGCAGCACGGGCAACGACAACGGCACCGGCAACGGGAAGGACAGCTGA
- a CDS encoding YebC/PmpR family DNA-binding transcriptional regulator, whose amino-acid sequence MSGHSKWATTKHKKAVIDQRRAKSFAKLIKNIEVAAKMGGADLSGNPTLVDAVQKAKKTSVPNDNIDRAIKRGAGLTGESIEYTTIMYEGYGPNGVALLIECLTDNKNRAAAEVRTAMSRNGGTMADPGSVAYNFNRKGVISVTKTDGLSEDDVMTAVLDAGVEDVIDQGGGFEVITEASDLVGARTALQEAGIDYDSADAEFVPNLKVEVDAETARKVFKLIDALEDSDDVQNVFANFDVPADVQAELDEDED is encoded by the coding sequence GTGTCCGGGCATTCCAAGTGGGCAACGACCAAGCACAAGAAGGCGGTCATCGACCAGCGCCGTGCGAAGTCGTTCGCCAAGCTCATCAAGAACATCGAGGTCGCCGCGAAGATGGGCGGTGCCGACCTGTCGGGCAACCCGACGCTCGTCGACGCGGTCCAGAAGGCCAAGAAGACCTCGGTGCCGAACGACAACATCGACCGCGCGATCAAGCGCGGCGCCGGCCTGACCGGTGAGTCGATCGAGTACACGACGATCATGTACGAGGGCTACGGCCCGAACGGCGTCGCGCTGCTCATCGAGTGCCTCACCGACAACAAGAACCGCGCCGCTGCCGAGGTCCGCACCGCGATGTCGCGCAACGGCGGCACCATGGCCGACCCGGGCAGCGTCGCCTACAACTTCAACCGCAAGGGCGTCATCTCGGTCACCAAGACCGACGGCCTCTCCGAGGACGACGTCATGACGGCCGTGCTCGACGCGGGTGTCGAGGACGTCATCGACCAGGGCGGCGGCTTCGAGGTCATCACCGAGGCGTCCGACCTCGTCGGAGCGCGCACCGCGCTGCAGGAGGCCGGGATCGACTACGACTCCGCCGACGCAGAGTTCGTGCCGAACCTCAAGGTCGAGGTGGACGCCGAGACCGCCCGCAAGGTGTTCAAGCTCATCGACGCGCTCGAGGACTCCGACGACGTCCAGAACGTCTTCGCGAACTTCGACGTGCCGGCGGACGTGCAGGCCGAGCTCGACGAGGACGAGGACTGA
- a CDS encoding type IV toxin-antitoxin system AbiEi family antitoxin produces the protein MPTSRLVTTDDWPAAELHAAVLAGELVPVGACWASVAEPQDSALRAASYGWSVADARFVAAGLTAAWIWGACSRPPLPHASCVPASERFRRRGAWSAVREVTLGAEDVVVRAGSRVLSPVATALDLLRDRRGFGAAEADALRGLVVTAQVDPSHLVTLLVRSERSPMGRQAQRRFRETGLAAVGP, from the coding sequence GTGCCCACCTCCCGCCTCGTCACGACGGACGACTGGCCGGCGGCGGAGCTGCACGCGGCGGTGCTCGCGGGCGAACTCGTCCCCGTGGGCGCGTGCTGGGCCTCCGTCGCCGAGCCGCAGGACTCCGCGTTGCGCGCCGCGTCCTACGGGTGGAGCGTCGCGGATGCCCGGTTCGTCGCCGCGGGTCTAACTGCCGCCTGGATCTGGGGTGCGTGTTCCCGCCCGCCGCTGCCCCATGCCAGCTGCGTCCCGGCCAGCGAGCGGTTCCGGCGTCGCGGCGCCTGGTCAGCGGTCCGCGAGGTCACCCTCGGGGCGGAGGACGTCGTCGTCCGGGCGGGCTCCCGGGTCCTCAGCCCGGTCGCGACGGCCCTCGACCTCCTCCGCGACCGGCGCGGGTTCGGTGCTGCCGAGGCCGACGCGCTCCGCGGTCTGGTCGTCACGGCGCAGGTGGACCCGTCACACCTCGTGACGCTGCTCGTCCGGTCCGAGCGGTCGCCGATGGGCCGGCAGGCGCAGCGACGGTTCCGGGAGACCGGGTTGGCCGCCGTCGGGCCGTGA
- a CDS encoding preprotein translocase subunit YajC — protein MDQYFLIIIIVAFAAFMFYSSRKRKKQQSETASQMVPGARVMLSFGLYGTLVSVDDEKVTADVEIAPGTVITVHRQTLSRVVPEETPEAVDTTATTEHETDDVTELNGEPIYGERVEDVDTTKRKTED, from the coding sequence ATGGACCAGTACTTCCTCATCATCATCATCGTGGCGTTCGCGGCCTTCATGTTCTACAGCAGCCGCAAGCGCAAGAAGCAGCAGTCGGAGACCGCCAGCCAGATGGTCCCGGGCGCTCGCGTCATGCTCTCCTTCGGCCTCTACGGCACGCTCGTGTCCGTCGACGACGAGAAGGTCACCGCAGACGTCGAGATCGCGCCGGGGACCGTCATCACCGTGCACCGCCAGACGCTCTCCCGCGTGGTGCCGGAGGAGACCCCGGAGGCCGTCGACACGACCGCCACGACCGAGCACGAGACGGACGACGTCACGGAGCTGAACGGCGAGCCGATCTACGGCGAGCGGGTCGAGGACGTCGACACCACGAAGCGCAAGACCGAAGACTGA
- the ruvC gene encoding crossover junction endodeoxyribonuclease RuvC codes for MLRVLGVDPGLTRCGVGVVEVTPDRRARLVHVTVVRTPADMALELRLLHIAEGIAEQIDEHRPDAVAVERVFAQANVRTVMGTAQASGLALHAAAARGLPVGLHTPSEVKAAITGYGNADKRQVQAMVARVLGLAEAPKPADAADALALAVCHAWRLGSPDAVSTGPQTLTPAQRAWRDAQAGAAGRSASSPLVRSGGPRTSPVRPRLGA; via the coding sequence GTGCTCCGCGTGCTCGGGGTCGACCCCGGGCTCACCCGGTGCGGTGTCGGCGTGGTCGAGGTCACGCCGGACCGGCGCGCCCGCCTCGTGCACGTGACGGTCGTCCGCACCCCGGCGGACATGGCCCTGGAACTCCGACTGCTCCACATCGCCGAGGGCATCGCGGAGCAGATCGACGAGCACCGACCGGACGCCGTCGCCGTGGAGCGCGTGTTCGCCCAGGCGAACGTGCGCACCGTGATGGGCACCGCCCAGGCGTCCGGTCTCGCGCTGCACGCTGCCGCTGCCCGCGGGCTGCCGGTCGGACTGCACACGCCGTCCGAGGTCAAGGCCGCCATCACGGGCTACGGCAACGCCGACAAGCGGCAGGTCCAGGCCATGGTCGCGCGCGTCCTCGGTCTGGCCGAGGCACCGAAGCCCGCCGACGCCGCGGACGCGCTCGCCCTGGCGGTCTGTCACGCCTGGAGGCTCGGATCGCCCGACGCGGTGAGCACCGGACCACAGACCCTCACCCCGGCGCAGCGCGCGTGGCGGGACGCGCAGGCGGGTGCTGCCGGCCGGAGCGCGTCGTCGCCGCTCGTCCGGAGCGGCGGGCCGAGGACGTCCCCGGTCCGGCCTAGGCTCGGAGCATGA
- the ruvB gene encoding Holliday junction branch migration DNA helicase RuvB codes for MSGGITAADAQSPEELAFEGALRPKSLDEFVGQRKVRGQLDLLLKAAAMQDRTPDHILMAGPPGLGKTTLAMIVAHESNRPLRMSSGPAIQHAGDLAAVLSSLMPGEVLFIDEIHRMARSAEEMLYLAMEDFRIDVMVGKGAGATSIPLDLAPFTLVGATTRAGLLPNPLRDRFGFTAHLEFYERDELEQVLIRAAHLLELDFDRYALREIAGRSRGTPRIANRLLRRVRDFALVHGTRDGMAAVQGALELYDVDEYGLDRLDRAVLETMLTRFDGGPVGLNTLAVSVGEESETIESVVEPFLVRIGLVTRTPRGRIATPQAWRHFGLTPGQAAAQPGLFDADGA; via the coding sequence ATGAGCGGCGGGATCACGGCCGCGGACGCCCAGTCACCCGAGGAACTCGCGTTCGAGGGCGCACTGCGACCGAAGTCGCTCGACGAGTTCGTCGGCCAACGGAAGGTCCGGGGGCAGCTCGACCTGCTCCTCAAGGCGGCGGCCATGCAGGACCGGACGCCGGACCACATCCTGATGGCCGGGCCTCCCGGGCTCGGCAAGACGACGCTCGCGATGATCGTCGCCCACGAGTCCAACCGACCGCTCCGCATGTCGAGCGGGCCGGCGATCCAGCACGCCGGCGACCTCGCCGCGGTGCTGTCGTCGCTCATGCCCGGCGAGGTGCTCTTCATCGACGAGATCCACCGGATGGCCCGTTCGGCCGAGGAGATGCTCTACCTCGCCATGGAGGACTTCCGGATCGACGTGATGGTCGGCAAGGGCGCAGGTGCCACGAGCATCCCGCTCGACCTCGCGCCGTTCACCCTGGTGGGGGCGACGACCCGGGCGGGACTGCTGCCGAACCCCCTGCGCGACCGCTTCGGTTTCACCGCGCACCTCGAGTTCTACGAGCGTGACGAGCTCGAGCAGGTCCTCATCCGAGCGGCACACCTGCTCGAACTCGACTTCGACCGGTACGCCCTGCGGGAGATCGCCGGTCGCTCCCGGGGGACACCGCGCATCGCGAACCGCCTGCTCCGGCGGGTCCGTGACTTCGCGCTCGTGCACGGCACCCGGGACGGCATGGCCGCGGTGCAGGGTGCACTCGAGCTGTACGACGTCGACGAGTACGGCCTCGACCGACTCGACCGTGCCGTGCTCGAGACGATGCTCACCCGCTTCGACGGCGGTCCCGTCGGCCTCAACACCCTCGCGGTGTCGGTCGGCGAGGAGTCCGAGACCATCGAGTCGGTCGTCGAGCCGTTCCTCGTGCGGATCGGTCTCGTCACCAGGACGCCCCGCGGGCGCATCGCCACGCCGCAGGCCTGGCGCCACTTCGGTCTCACGCCCGGCCAGGCCGCGGCGCAGCCCGGACTCTTCGACGCCGACGGAGCGTGA
- a CDS encoding bifunctional (p)ppGpp synthetase/guanosine-3',5'-bis(diphosphate) 3'-pyrophosphohydrolase gives MTDTRESSQPDAGAASRPDAGSRPGSAPRPSSPPLGANTTGNLGSLRSLLPRLFSRAQPAGAVDTLIRTVRSHHPKADTTLIERAYSVAERAHDGQKRKSGEPYITHPVAVAQILADLGIGTITIAAALLHDTVEDTDYQLDQLREDFGDEIAMLVDGVTKLDKVKYGDSAQAETVRKMVIAMSKDIRVLVIKLADRLHNARTWGFVESASATRKAKETLEIYAPLAHRLGIQMIKLELEDLSFAVLHPKLYVEIDSLVKERQPKREQFVQNVTATLKKDLKAAKVRGDVMGRPKQYYSIYQKMIVRGREFDEIYDLVGIRVLVPTVRDCYAMLGAVHARWTPLPGRFKDYIATPKFNLYQSLHTTVLGPQGRAVEIQIRTHEMHQRAEFGVAAHWKYKQRVTGRDAESSSQSDQDMAWLAHITDWQAETSDPAEFLDSLRYEIGAKETYVFTPQGKVIGLPAGATPVDFAYAVHTEIGHRTMGAKVNGRLVPLESQLSSGDVVEIFTSKNPDSGPSQDWLTFVRSPRARNKIKQWFTKERREEAVEQGRDAIARAMRKQNLPLQRIMSQDTISEVASAMRYDDVSALYAAVGEGHVSSQSVIEKALGSIQTETETDEPELAFPRHVTSRQLRNSDSGVLVRGAPDILVKLAKCCTPVPGDQIVGFITRGQGVSVHQASCTNVKSLMNEPDRMIEVEWAPSSKSVFLVQIQIEALDRSGLLSDVTRVLTDHHVNILSATVSTSSDRLALSRFVFEMGDTTHLDRVLNAVRRIDAVYDVYRVSAG, from the coding sequence ATGACCGACACGCGTGAGTCCTCGCAGCCGGATGCCGGAGCCGCCTCCCGCCCGGACGCCGGGTCGCGGCCCGGATCGGCTCCTCGTCCGTCGAGTCCGCCGCTCGGCGCGAACACCACCGGCAACCTCGGGTCGCTCCGGTCGCTGCTGCCGCGGCTGTTCTCCCGCGCCCAGCCCGCCGGTGCCGTCGACACCCTGATCCGGACGGTCCGCTCACACCACCCGAAGGCGGACACGACGCTCATCGAGCGGGCGTACTCGGTCGCGGAGCGGGCGCACGACGGGCAGAAGCGCAAGTCCGGTGAGCCGTACATCACGCACCCGGTCGCGGTCGCGCAGATCCTGGCCGACCTGGGCATCGGCACGATCACGATCGCCGCCGCGCTGCTCCACGACACGGTGGAGGACACCGACTACCAGCTCGACCAGCTGCGCGAGGACTTCGGCGACGAGATCGCGATGCTCGTCGACGGGGTCACCAAGCTCGACAAGGTCAAGTACGGCGACAGCGCACAGGCCGAGACCGTGCGCAAGATGGTCATCGCGATGTCGAAGGACATCCGCGTCCTGGTGATCAAGCTCGCCGACCGGCTCCACAACGCCCGCACGTGGGGCTTCGTCGAATCCGCCTCCGCCACCCGCAAGGCCAAGGAGACGCTCGAGATCTACGCGCCGCTCGCGCACCGCCTCGGCATCCAGATGATCAAGCTCGAGCTCGAGGACCTGTCGTTCGCGGTCCTGCACCCGAAGCTCTACGTCGAGATCGACAGCCTGGTCAAGGAACGGCAGCCGAAGCGCGAGCAGTTCGTGCAGAACGTCACGGCGACGCTGAAGAAGGACCTCAAGGCCGCGAAGGTCCGCGGCGACGTGATGGGCCGGCCGAAGCAGTACTACTCGATCTACCAGAAGATGATCGTGCGCGGCCGCGAGTTCGACGAGATCTACGACCTCGTCGGCATCCGGGTCCTCGTCCCGACGGTGCGCGACTGCTACGCCATGCTCGGCGCCGTCCACGCGCGGTGGACACCGCTGCCCGGTCGCTTCAAGGACTACATCGCGACGCCGAAGTTCAACCTCTACCAGTCGCTGCACACCACGGTCCTCGGGCCGCAGGGTCGCGCGGTCGAGATCCAGATCCGCACCCACGAGATGCACCAGCGGGCCGAGTTCGGTGTGGCCGCGCACTGGAAGTACAAGCAGCGCGTCACCGGGCGCGATGCCGAGAGCTCGTCGCAGTCCGACCAGGACATGGCGTGGCTCGCGCACATCACCGACTGGCAGGCGGAGACGAGCGACCCGGCCGAGTTCCTCGACTCGCTGCGGTACGAGATCGGGGCGAAGGAGACCTACGTCTTCACCCCGCAGGGCAAGGTCATCGGGTTGCCTGCGGGCGCCACGCCCGTCGACTTCGCGTACGCCGTGCACACCGAGATCGGGCACCGCACGATGGGTGCCAAGGTCAACGGCCGTCTCGTGCCCCTCGAGAGCCAGCTGTCGAGCGGCGACGTCGTCGAGATCTTCACCTCGAAGAACCCTGATTCGGGTCCCAGCCAGGACTGGCTCACCTTCGTCCGGAGCCCGCGGGCGCGCAACAAGATCAAGCAGTGGTTCACCAAGGAGCGCCGCGAAGAGGCGGTCGAGCAGGGCCGTGACGCCATCGCACGTGCGATGCGGAAGCAGAACCTGCCGCTCCAGCGCATCATGAGCCAGGACACCATCTCCGAGGTGGCCTCGGCCATGCGCTACGACGACGTCTCGGCGCTGTACGCGGCCGTGGGCGAGGGGCACGTCTCGAGCCAGTCGGTCATCGAGAAGGCGCTCGGCAGCATCCAGACCGAGACGGAGACGGACGAGCCGGAGCTCGCCTTCCCACGGCACGTCACGAGCCGACAGCTGCGCAACAGCGACAGTGGCGTGCTCGTCCGCGGCGCGCCCGACATCCTCGTCAAGCTGGCGAAGTGCTGCACCCCGGTCCCGGGTGACCAGATCGTCGGGTTCATCACGCGTGGTCAGGGCGTCTCGGTCCACCAGGCGTCGTGCACGAACGTGAAGTCGTTGATGAACGAGCCCGACCGGATGATCGAGGTCGAGTGGGCACCCTCGTCGAAGTCGGTGTTCCTCGTCCAGATCCAGATCGAGGCGCTCGACCGCTCCGGCCTGCTGAGCGACGTCACGCGCGTGCTCACCGACCACCACGTCAACATCCTGTCCGCGACGGTGTCGACGTCGTCCGACCGACTGGCGCTGTCCCGCTTCGTCTTCGAGATGGGTGACACGACGCACCTGGACCGCGTGCTCAACGCGGTCAGACGCATCGACGCCGTGTACGACGTGTACCGGGTCAGCGCCGGCTGA